A segment of the Brachionichthys hirsutus isolate HB-005 unplaced genomic scaffold, CSIRO-AGI_Bhir_v1 contig_176, whole genome shotgun sequence genome:
TTTGCGTCCATGCTTGCTCTGGTTTATGtgtcctttcatttatttatttttctctagGTGGACAGGTTTCTCTACGCCAtgcgtttccatgacaaccagcTAAAAGACATCTCGGCTTGTTTCCAGGCTGAAATGAAGAAGGGGCTTTCATCGGATAGCAACGCCGCAGCAGCGGTGAAGATGCTGCCCACGCATGTCCGCTCTACTCCTGATGGAACAggtgacatttgtgttttttccaaACTCGTTTGTGAAACATTTGTGAAGAAACACATCATCCATCCCACATCCACATTCATGCTGAACAACGCAGATGAGTCTTCTCTCCCTCGTGCACCCCCTGCAGAGAAAGGACAGTTTCTGGCATTGGATCTCGGAGGCTCCAGGTTTAAGGTGCTCCAAGTTAAAGTGAGACAGGGCACGGGGATTCGGACAGGAGGAGtggacatggaggaggaggtttaCCCGATACCCAAGGAGATACTCAGTGCAAGAGGATCAGAGGTGGGGCGTTACCAGGAACACtggctgttaaaaaaaaaacataaggaAAGACAAGAGACAAGTGGGAGCTGGATGgttctccatcttcttcctgttttctctccctctctgtctgcagctatTTGACCACGTATCCGAGTCGCTAAAGGACTTTGTGCATAAAAGGAGCATCAGCATGGTGAAGAAACATCCTCTGGCCTTCACCTTCTCTTTTCCCTGTGAACAGACCAGCTTGGATCAGGTGAGGGACATCCATCCGTCTCAGTTTCAGGGTCTGCATCTCCAATGTGTGTCACTCTGTGTATCTGCTTCTAAGGGTTTATTGTTAAACTGGAGCAAGCACTACAGGATACGAGGCCTGCAGGGCAAAGACGTGGTCCAGACCCTCAGGGAGGCTATCGACCGAACCGGGGTAGGACGTCCAACTTCACACGGCTATGTCAAACATCGGCCTTTATTACTTCAACTGTATTACCCATAAATTATTGTCCTTTCATCAGACATGGCTTTGGATGATGAGCTCCCTCTTGACCTTTAACTTCCTCTGCAGGGTTTGGACGTGGAGGTGTTAGCCATGGTCAATGACACCGTAGCTACCATGATGACCTGCGGGTTTGACGACCGCTATTGTGAAGTTGGACTCATTATCGGTGAGTTAATTATCTTCACGGAAGAATCGCCACATTTGGTGAATTCGTGAAGCTGTTTGAGGGAGCAAACAAGCAAAGTCTGTGCTTCTGGATCCCGAgtatctgtttgtgtgtttgaaaaaATGAACATTAAAGCTATATCTTTGTGTTAGTAATATCTGCCACACACCTGCTCTGTGTGATGCCTGTCAATTTAATGTcatccaaaaaaacacaacagactCATAAATCACAATGAAACTGAATGAGACATTCCTAAACATCCAAAaagtttaaatgtatttatttatgtaattattTAGCAAATTATCTTTTTGTAGTGTGATGTAATTAAATAATTGGTGCTagtatttgtaaatgtttatgGGGACGTTACTTTACTCACTACTCCCTCTAGTGTTTCACCTTCTAAATGCATGTGTTcagaactcattcattcattcattcattcattttcttaaccgcttaatccgaaaTCCAGGTCGTAGGTTCTACTGGATCCTATCacagttggatttgaacctgtgaccttcttgatGTAAGGCACCAGCGCTACACACTGCGTCACCGTGCTGCAGTGTTCAGAACTGTTTCGGGTTAATTCTGTATTTCATGGGGGGGGTGAATGGAACTGCTTTTCTCCAGTCTTCTGTATACAAACGCGTGAATGGGTatcgtgtgtatttgtgtgtgaagGCACTGGCACCAACGCGTGCTACATGGAGGACCTGCGCCACGTCGACTTGGTggagggagacgagggaaggATGTGTGTGAACACTGAGTGGGGGGCCTTCGGAGACGACGGGGCTCTGAGCGATTACATCACTGAGTTTGACGTCGATGTTGACGCAGCTTCCAACAACCCCGGAAAACAAATGTGAGGAGAGCTAAACGTTTCTGATGATATGGTGCAGCATGTATGTCACTCTGTAATTTTCAAATCCTGTTGTTTTGTCTTCTGCCCTTTGTTTCCTAATTGTAGCTTTGAGAAGATGGTCAGTGGGATGTATCTGGGGGAGTTAGTCAGGCTGGTTGTATTAAAGATGGCTAAACGTGGACTCCTGTTTGATGGAAATGTATCCGATGCCCTGAAGACCAAAGGGAAGATAACCACTGCCCAAGTAGCATCCATGGAGCAGTAAGTTATCTGTGTTCCTGCTTCACGTTCCcgctgcagaagaagaacattTGATGCACTGTCACGACTTCTGCACATATTTTCCTCGATGGTTCCAGGTACAAATATGGCCTGAAGAACACCAGAGATGTTCTCAAGCAGCTCGGTTTGACCCCATCGATGGACGATTGCGTTGCTGTTCAACACGTCGGCACAATAGTGTCCTTCAGGTCCTCGAATTTGGTGGCTGCAGGGCTGGCAGCTATTTTGAGTCGGATGAAGCGAACCCGGAATTTGAGAAAATTGCGGATCACAGTGGGCGTGGACGGAACGGTGTACAAAACACATCCGCAGTAGGTTTTCATGAGAACAATTCAGCAAAAATCCTTGATCATGCGAGTCGGTGTGCCTTTTTTCATGTGGAAGACGTTTGAGTGATGATTGTaaatttaatgaaaataaaatagcagATTGTTATGAATTGAACGCTGAGTTAGACCTCTGAATTGGGTGAATGAGTTTAAACATataagacatttgttttcatttcaggtATGCCAAACGTCTCCATAAAGTCGTGCGACGTTTGCTTCCCGAGTGCCACGTCAGGTTTGTCCTGTCAGACGGGGGCAGCAGTAAAGGAGCCGCCTTGGTGACGGCAGTCGCCCAACGTCTGACATCACGGCGGCACCAGGTCGGGAGACGACGGCTGCGTTCTTGTGCTCTATATAGAGCATGCACGCTTTATTCTCATTGATGCCGTCACCTCTGGCACATTATCTTCCTTGTATTTCAGGTGGACGAGACGCTGTCCTCCTTCAGACTGAGCAAAGATCAGCTGAAGTTGGTCAAGGCAAGGATGAGGGCCGGGCTAGAAGAAGGACTGAAGGGCGAAGTCCCCTCCTCCATGAAGATGCTGCCTTCCTTTGTGTACCACACACCCACTGGCACAGGTCTGAGCTCGCACCAACACAGTGGGCTACAAGGACACTCAGAAGAGGACGTTCCGAATATTCCGAATTATCTATTGAACTCTCACGACACAAGTCTGGTGAAAATACATCGAGCCGCCTTTATAGAATCCTGCCCCACTTATTCTGGCGAAAATATCAACTgcttgttggtttttttttcattgtccagaagaagaagactaaATTTGACAGACTTGTATATAAAAACTAATCAGTACATgaatgttgtgtattttttattttatttttttttgcagagcatGGAAAGTACCTTGCTTTAGATCTGGGAGGAACAAACTTCAGAGTGTTGCTGGTGTACTTTAAAAATGGTAATTCACGAAGCTACCATAAGATCTATACCATACCACTGGAAATAATGCAAGGGACTGGGGAAGAGGTAGCgcgttgtgtttgtttcagtaTTTAATGATCTATGCTTGATCATTTTCATCAAACACCTCTCTGTTTGTCCATCTGCAGCTGTTTGATCACTTAGCTCAGTGTGTCGGCGACTTCCTGGACTATATGGGGGTAAAGAACGCTCACCTCCCAACGGGTTTCACTTTCTCCTTTCCCTGCGAGCAGACGGCTATTGATACGGTAAATATGAAACATCAGAGGGGCTCCTGCTTAGCCGTTTGATACAGCGACCAATGATCGATCAATGAACAAAAGGATCAGAATCAAAAACTTAaccgccttggcggaggtaataaacagTACAAAAATTAACACAGGAcaccaacattaaaaaaacattttgtaaataGTTTAAAACTTTTTAACCCATTGTTTGCAGGGCAAATTGGTGAGTTGGACCAAAGGCTTTAAGGCCACACACTGTGAAGGACATGATGTTGTTAACATGCTGAGAGAGGCCATCAAGAGACGCAATGTGAGTAGGAAGGGCAGACGGGAAGGGACAAAGGCCCAACAATCCTCATTAAACAAAGAATCAACCCTTTGTCCAACTCCTCTCCAAAATAATTCATGATTTTCTTTGCTTAATGCCCAATCCTTCTCACGTTTAATCAagatctgtattttatttttattttttttaatgtgtattcTTTTGTGAAAAATGATCTCCCAATCTAAAATAAATCCACCAGAGCCACTCTATATTTGGATGAGTTCTTCCACGCCACATGATCAACCCTGCCATGAAATTGAATGAAAATccattctgtttctgtttgcagGAATTTGACTTGGACATTGTCGCGATAGTCAACGACACAGTTGGGACAATGATGAGTTGCGCCTATGAAGACCCTCGGTGTGAAATTGGACTAATTGCTGGtatatgactgtgtgtgtgtgtgtgtgtggctggctGAAATTAAGCATGCTTAGAATATTTAATAAGTGGTAAATATTCTTCTTTCACGTATCTGTAATGTTTACATGTACATAACCCAGGTATTAACGGCgtgagtctgttttttttttttaggaactgGCAGTAATGTTTGTTATATGGAGGAACTGAAGAACATTGAGAAGATTAAACTAGAGTTTGGGCAGATGGAGGGGGGTGCTGAGATATCAGGGATGTGTATAAACACAGAATGGGGAGGTCTGGGCGACGATGGCTcgctgaatgacatcatcacgccGTACGACACCGAGGTGAACGGCGACTCAATCAACCCTGGAAAACAAAGGTTAGATTtatgctctctgtgtgtgtgtgtgtgtgtgtgtcaggattCTGTGCTATCCTGCTCACACTTCTGTAAAGGTTGGGTGAAGTATGCGGTTGTGTTCTCGTGTGTTCAGGCTATACTTACAGGCCTACTGACttgaatattttaaatcaaCATGTGCATCATGCTCCATCCAGTAAGGCAGTCCTCGGCCTTCTAACAGATGATGTGCTTCTTTGTTGATTGTGCAGATTTGAGAAGCTGACCAGTGGGATGTATTTGGGAGAGGTCGTCCGTCATGTCTTGTTAGATTTAACCAGAAGAGGTTTGCTCTTCAGAGGAAATGTCACTGAGGCTTTAAAGCGACCTGGAATATTCCAAACCAAATACCTGTCTCAAATAGAGAGGTAGGagaacggtgtgtgtgtgtgtgtgtgtgaacgttaGACACAGACCCGCCTTTGCAGGTTTATGTCCTAACTAAATGTGTGGCTGtattttactgtgtgtgtgtgtgtgtgtgttttctccccCCAGTGACCGCCTGGCGCTGCTGACGGTCAGATCGATTCTCCAGGAGCTTGGGCTTGACGGCACCTGTGACGACAGTATCATTGTAAAAGAGGTAGAAGATAACAAGTGATGACCAAGTCTTTGTTGCGTTTGCAATGAAAAAGCTGTTTTCAATGCAATTTCACATGTTTAGCCATTTTTTTGGGTCCGTTTTTAGGCGTCTGGTTCAGAAGCCTCCTGGGTTCTGTCCTTTGGAGTCATAATTCTACTAtttagtgttgttgttgttgttatttgttgtattttctgaGTCAGCACGCTGTGGCTTTCTCCAGTGCTGCAGTAATGATAGCAAGTTCCGTTATCCTAAAGGTGTGTGGAGCCGTGTCACGGCGTGCAGCTCAGCTGTGTGGGGCAGGAATGGCAGCCGTGGTGGATAAGATCAGGGAGAACCGAGGACTGGACCATCTCAGTATCTCTGTAGGGGTAGACGGGACGCTCTACAAACTACATCCACAGTGAGTCCTCGTGTGCTTTAGCTGTTGTGTGAACCTCCAGCAAAGCCAATTAAAAAGAAGCATTTGTTATTGTCGAGCGGATTCAAGTGGCCACTCTTCGTGCCCTTTATTTTGACTGATGAAACACTTTTCTGTTCCTTCTGCTACGCCTTCGTAGTTTCTCTCGCGTCCTCCGAGAGACGACCGGAGTCCTGGCTCCCCGGTGCAACGTGACCTTCTTGCCTTCTGATGAAGGCAGTGGGAAAGGCGCTGCCCTCATCGCAGCCGTGGCCAGACAGAAGCGTGACTGACACAGCGGTCGCTCGACTTTCCTTCCAATCAAGAACGACTAAAACTCTCTTGGAATTCCTATTGATCTGCACATGAAGCTGTTCTATCTGTAAGTTCAGTTCTGTCAGGATGTGCTGATGGTGTGTAGCAAGTGATTCACGAAACACAAGAACTGAAGTATTTTCCCTGAAAACAATCCCTGGCTccttaaaatgtgtttccaaaTACCGACTGCTTTGCACTAATAATGTTTGATCTTCAGGAGCACAAATACAGATATGTAGGTTAATTATAACGTATAAAACTGTGCCTTTGTATATTTTCAGCAGTTTATCGTGCCTGTTTTTCTGTAATTGGgttgaatatttaatatcaatCTAAAGTACAGTGGCTGCGGAGCAGGCGTGGGTGTGTGTCAGGTGTTTAGTCAGCAGTATTTCAGTACGGATGAAGGGCTGGAGGAGGATAGGAATGCCGCTGACCGCATTTCccgacaataaaagcattctgTGCTGTTATTCTGTCCTCGTGATCgactgcctgtctctctgctctcggtgtctgtctctgcatctgTGCCATTTTGGTCATCCCGTCTGTGTGCTTATCTGTCTTGCTGGAGTCTCGCCCATATCTTTCTGTTTGGACTGAACCGAAAAGCAAAGAAGCAGAAATAAGGACCTCAAAAGTTGACGTATAAacgttgacatttttttttactatcgtAATATCTTTGTGCATATAATTTTCAGATTTTCTATTAGTCCTTTTGTTCCAGACGTATAATTAATGTTATTGTTTACAGACTGCATTACAATCGTAACAAGTAAATAAGCATTAAAATGATTCGTGTGATGATAATTAATCCTCTTGTGACATATTGGATCCATTGACGATGAAGGAAGGCCGAGAACAAGATCGTTAGAAATACAGAGAACAATGCCAAGCAAAAGCAAAACCCCGAGAAAGATGGAGCGAAGGAAGGACACAAATTAGAATTGATTATAGAAAGGCAAGAATGCAGAGCGGTGACAGAGGGTGCGTGCTCATAGAACTGAAGCAGTGGCTAATCTGTCAGGGATTAACATGTTAGAATGCTACCATCCGAGGGAaagtctcgctctctctctcacacacacacacacacagccaaactCAGAGCCTTTTAATCCCACACTGTCCTGGCAGTGAGCGAGTAGCTTTAAAGCACGGATGCACCGACTGCAGCTTCAATGGAGccgagcacacaaacacagctgggCTGCTGAGTCTGTAACTCACGCTGCAGCGATGTGGACCAGAGGACGGGGGGCACTGTCCTTGTCCTCCACGTCCTCTCTCTGTTAATAGCCATGCATCCTGTATCCATGGCTTTCTGTGTAACACACCTGATCCACTTTTGATCTCATAAATGCCTCTAATATTGGGGTGTCAGAAAGGAAATACATGCAGGGTGGATGGAGAAAGGAATGCAACCATATATGAGTCCATTAatatggacccccccccccccacacacacacacacacacctcctcctctcctccttcctcctttcaccTCCTGCATCTCTGAGTTTGTCTCATTGGCGTCGGTggaccagccaatcagaaaaaaaaaaaaaaaaaaaagaggatgcgGCACCATCGCGATGAATACGCACGCGCTACAGCCAATGAGCTCAGGGATGGTGGGCGGAGCTCGCGTTCAggcccgcccccgccccgcccctcccctcacGGCTCCTCCCCTGCTGCTTCCTGGGTTTTCTCTCACACGCACTGAGAGCCCGGAGCTGATTCGGCTAAGATTCTTCGCTGCATTGGAAGCGGCCGCCTTTTATAAACACCCCAAACTGAATTCAGGCGTTTGAGGGATTGTGTGATCGAAGTAGAACCAGAGCtcactttggctttatttgttttactgatTCTTGTTGGATTTATCTCCATCGGACTGTaggtgagcgtgtgcgtgtgtgcgtgcgggggGGTGTATGTTGTGCTAGTGAAGGAGGACCAGGATGATTGCAGCCCAGCTACTAGCCTACTACTTCACGGAACTGAAGGATGATCAGATTAAAAaggtgagtgcccccccccccccccagactgggatgaggagagaggaagggtcACAGAGTTTATTCTAACTTTGCCTTTCAGCGCTATTCTATGTCTCtagcaggatgggggggggggggttctccatacacaactagaaaaagacaatcagagattgcagaccctcgcctccagtagactattcgatcttgtgagacagttatggcatttgaaatgtaaatgtgagcaaAACCCTGTTGTGTATTCCACCTCAACAGTTTCTTTATGTGTATGTACATATGTACTACATACTAGATAATATACTGAACAATTACTACATAGACAGACAAACCGATAAGAGACAAtggtaaacagggcttctggatcagaggggccaaacctgcactagcttgctgctccggaatgggaAAAGAtgcaactacaactgtaacatatatgaaactagaatgaactatgagtgtgcacaccaaatgtgaagtctctagctccagaactgaggtcaggatggactcctgaaaaatgcagattttagaatgaaaattagctctcagatccggatcacaatccggatcacaatccggatcacaatccggatctgagatccggccgaaattagtcatggtcatagacctttaaggagtacttatgtgtgattttttttcagatccataccgccatatgttttgaagaaattaagaaaaatgtcaaaaaag
Coding sequences within it:
- the LOC137914508 gene encoding hexokinase HKDC1-like, with protein sequence MLAVHLISFYFTKLQEDPTKKVDRFLYAMRFHDNQLKDISACFQAEMKKGLSSDSNAAAAVKMLPTHVRSTPDGTEKGQFLALDLGGSRFKVLQVKVRQGTGIRTGGVDMEEEVYPIPKEILSARGSELFDHVSESLKDFVHKRSISMVKKHPLAFTFSFPCEQTSLDQGLLLNWSKHYRIRGLQGKDVVQTLREAIDRTGGLDVEVLAMVNDTVATMMTCGFDDRYCEVGLIIGTGTNACYMEDLRHVDLVEGDEGRMCVNTEWGAFGDDGALSDYITEFDVDVDAASNNPGKQIFEKMVSGMYLGELVRLVVLKMAKRGLLFDGNVSDALKTKGKITTAQVASMEQYKYGLKNTRDVLKQLGLTPSMDDCVAVQHVGTIVSFRSSNLVAAGLAAILSRMKRTRNLRKLRITVGVDGTVYKTHPQYAKRLHKVVRRLLPECHVRFVLSDGGSSKGAALVTAVAQRLTSRRHQVDETLSSFRLSKDQLKLVKARMRAGLEEGLKGEVPSSMKMLPSFVYHTPTGTEHGKYLALDLGGTNFRVLLVYFKNGNSRSYHKIYTIPLEIMQGTGEELFDHLAQCVGDFLDYMGVKNAHLPTGFTFSFPCEQTAIDTGKLVSWTKGFKATHCEGHDVVNMLREAIKRRNEFDLDIVAIVNDTVGTMMSCAYEDPRCEIGLIAGTGSNVCYMEELKNIEKIKLEFGQMEGGAEISGMCINTEWGGLGDDGSLNDIITPYDTEVNGDSINPGKQRFEKLTSGMYLGEVVRHVLLDLTRRGLLFRGNVTEALKRPGIFQTKYLSQIESDRLALLTVRSILQELGLDGTCDDSIIVKEVCGAVSRRAAQLCGAGMAAVVDKIRENRGLDHLSISVGVDGTLYKLHPHFSRVLRETTGVLAPRCNVTFLPSDEGSGKGAALIAAVARQKRD